DNA from Mycobacterium sp. SMC-8:
TGGGCCTTGGCCTCGAAGATCGACGGGATCATCTTGTAGGTGGAGCCGTTGCCGAGACCCGACAACACGAACAGCAGGATGAATCCGGCGACGTAGCCGATCATCTGCGCGCCCGTCGGGGCGCCGGGCGCGGCGTCGTCCATCATCCCGGTGGTCACGAGGATGCCCGCGGAGAAGATCATTGCGACGAACACGTACAGCGTGATCTTCCCGCCGCCCACCCGGTCTGCGAGCCTGCCGCCGAACGGGCGTGAGATGGAGCCGAGCAGCGGACCGAGGAACGCGATCTGCGCGGCGTGCAGAGAAGCCTGCGCGGCGGTGTCACCGGAGGCCAGGTAATTGATCTGCAACACCTGCCCGAACGCGAACGAGAACCCGATGAACGAACCGAAGGTGCCGATGTAGAGGAAGCTCATGACCCACGAATGCTTGAACCGCATGGCCTCGACGAGCGCGCCGAGGTTGGATTTCTGGTTGCGCAAGTTGTCCATGTACACCGCCGCACCCACCGCGGCGATGCTGATCGCGACAAGGTAAATCGCACAGACGATTTCGGGCCGGGTGTTGCCGATGGTGGCGATGACGAGCAGGCCGATCAGCTGGATGACGGGAACACCGATGTTCCCTCCGCCCGCGTTGAGTCCCAGCGCCCAGCCCTTGAGCCGCTGCGGATAGAACGCGTTGATGTTGGTCATCGAGGACGCGAAGTTACCGCCGCCGAGTCCGGCGAACGCGGCGATCACCATGTAGGTGGTGTAGGACGCCGGGTTCTTCATGTAGTACAGCGTCAGCAGGGTCGGGATCAGCAGCAGCAGCGCACTGGCGATGGTCCAGTTCCTGCCGCCGAACTTCGCGGGCGCGATGGTGTACGGAATCCGCATGAATGCCCCGACCAGGGTGGGCACGGCGACGAGGTAGAACTTGCCCGCCGCGTCGATCCCGTACACGTCCTGCGGCATGAACAGCACCATCACCGACCAGATCGACCACACCGAGAAGCCGACGTGCTCGGCCACGATCGACCAGATCAGGTTCCGTTTCGCGATCGCCTTGCCACCGGACTCCCAGGCCTCGATGTCCTCAGGATCCCAGTGCTGGATGTCGCGCCTCCGGCGCGGGCGCTCGATGTCGCGCGTTCGTTTCGCCATGGACCCAGTGAAAGGCCAGGTCATTCCGCATCCGTTGCACCTCGATGACCGGGGTGAAAACTCGCCCTCACACCGCGGCAGCACTCACGGTGAGGGGTTCGGGTTGTGATCGCAGGGATTCACAGGTGACCCGTGGGAGAAACGATCCCGAAACACGGCGCTCTTAACTTTCAAGACATGACCGACGAGCGCTCGTGCGAGGAGCAGAGATGACCGACGGAAGCGCGCCACGATTCCTGCAAGGCGCATTCGGCTTCGACGGCAACGGCTACGACAAGCCGGTACCGCTCGACGACGCGCTGCGCTACGTGGTCCCGGCCGGGTCCACGACGCAGCCGGTCTACTTCCGCGGCGGAAACTCGACCAAGCAGATGGTCACCGTCGTGTTGTTTCGCGACGGAGTCCCGATGCGCTACTTCCCTATCGCGGCCAAGGGCGCCACTCATGTCGCGCTGCGCGTCGTGGAGGACCTGCTCGCCGACACCGTGCTGGAGCTGTACGTCGCCGCGCCAGAGGGGCTGAAAGGCACGGTCATCGTGGACCTGGGCCTGGTGGAGGTGTAGCGGTGGCGCAGCGTCTGGTGGTCGTCGGCAACGGCATGGCCGGCGTCCGCGCCCTGGAGGAAGTGCTGACACGCGGCGGCGGCGACACGTTCGCAATCACCGTGTTCGGTGACGAACCCTACGGCAACTACAACCGCATCCTGTTGTCGAATGTGCTTGCCGGAATGGACGATCCCGCGGAGATCTATCTCAACGCGCTGGACTGGTACACCGACCACGGCATCGACCTGCGTGCCGGTGTGCGCGTGGTGCGCCTGGACACGTTCGCCCATCTGGTGCACGCCGACGACGGCACCACCCTGCACTACGACAAGCTGATCCTGGCCACAGGCAGCCGTTCCTTCTTCCCGCCGATGGCCGGGCTGTGGGCCGACAACAAGACGCTGGCCGACGGGGTGTTCGGCTTCCGCACTCTCGACGACACCGCGGCCATGATCTCCGAGGCCGCCAACCGCACCAAAGCCGTGGTGATCGGCGGCGGGCTGCTGGGCCTGGAAGCCGCGCGCGGGTTGCAGAAGCGCGGGCTGACCGTCGACGTGGTGCACGCCGGACCCACCTTGATGAACGCCCAGCTCGACGACCCGGCCGGCGCGATCCTGCGAAAGTCGGTGGAGGATCTCGGAATCGGGGTGCACACCGACAAGCGCACCACCGAGGTGAGCATCGGTGAGGACGGCAGGCTGCGGGGTGTCCTGTTCTCTGACGGCACGCGACTGGACTGCGACATGTTGGTGATCGCGGCCGGCATCCGCCCCAATGTCGGGCTGGCACAGCGGGCCGGGCTGACCGTCGAGCGCGCCATCGTCACCGACGACCACATGCGCTCGATCGACGACGACGACGTCTACGTCGTCGGCGAGTGCGCCCAGCACCGCGGCCAGGTATACGGGCTCGTCGCGCCGCTGTGGGAGCAGGCCAAGGTGCTGGCCGACCATCTCACCGGGGCCAACCCCGCCTCGGCCTATCACGGGTCACGGGTGGCGACGAAACTCAAGGTAGCCGGTGTCGACGTCGCGTCGATGGGCGTGAAGGCGCCGGAACGCCCGGACGACGAGTTCGTGCAGTACGCCGAACCCCGGCACGGCGTCTACAAGACCGTCGTGATCCGTGACGGCAAGCTGGTGGGCGCCACCCTCGTCGGCGACGTGTCGAAGGTGTCGTTCCTGACGCAGGCGTTCGACAGCGGGCTGCC
Protein-coding regions in this window:
- a CDS encoding NarK/NasA family nitrate transporter gives rise to the protein MAKRTRDIERPRRRRDIQHWDPEDIEAWESGGKAIAKRNLIWSIVAEHVGFSVWSIWSVMVLFMPQDVYGIDAAGKFYLVAVPTLVGAFMRIPYTIAPAKFGGRNWTIASALLLLIPTLLTLYYMKNPASYTTYMVIAAFAGLGGGNFASSMTNINAFYPQRLKGWALGLNAGGGNIGVPVIQLIGLLVIATIGNTRPEIVCAIYLVAISIAAVGAAVYMDNLRNQKSNLGALVEAMRFKHSWVMSFLYIGTFGSFIGFSFAFGQVLQINYLASGDTAAQASLHAAQIAFLGPLLGSISRPFGGRLADRVGGGKITLYVFVAMIFSAGILVTTGMMDDAAPGAPTGAQMIGYVAGFILLFVLSGLGNGSTYKMIPSIFEAKAQGRDDLSRDEKAAWSRAMSGALIGFAGAVGALGGVFINVVLRASYVSDAKSATNAFWVFLAFYVVCAFVTWFVFLRLQEHRTHSGEHIGRDSAPVPVG
- a CDS encoding molybdopterin oxidoreductase; protein product: MTDGSAPRFLQGAFGFDGNGYDKPVPLDDALRYVVPAGSTTQPVYFRGGNSTKQMVTVVLFRDGVPMRYFPIAAKGATHVALRVVEDLLADTVLELYVAAPEGLKGTVIVDLGLVEV